Proteins encoded in a region of the Veillonella parvula genome:
- a CDS encoding type I restriction endonuclease subunit R, producing MIFTKESDFELALIQQLSNHGWEAECIEYPTEEALVKNWADIIYKNNCSPDKLDKYPLTDSEMNQILMQIKMLKSPAMINDWINGKVVTIKRDNQDDAMHLGKNVSLKIFDRNEIASGQSVYQIARQPQFKGLNDVSRDRRGDVMLLINGMPVIHIELKRSGIPVDFAINQIDLYNRRGLFSGLFALIQIFVAMTPEETVYFANPGNGEALKSEFQFHWADVNNEIIGDWTQIAGTLLAIPLAHELLGFYTIPDSSDGVLKVMRSYQYYAASRIADIVSKADWGYTSPLGGYIWHTTGSGKTMTSFKTAQIIASVGDADKIVFLVDRVELGTQSLQAYQGFADSATSVEGTESGTVLLKKLDSIEPKDMIIVSSIQKMNQLSKDDTRDDMLNRVKGKRLVFIFDECHRNTFGDMLRAIKETFPHALLFGFTGTPIFKDNAKKTLATADLFGDELHRYSISDGIRDKNVLGFDITSVPTYSDEDLRNAVALREVGANTVSDVMESPEKREAYYHFINDVPMVRDYEHGYTRGIEDYIENGHYDNDDHRRAVIEDIHGKWLVQSYKGLFHGILATHSISEAISYYRLFRRSAPNLKVVALFDPTVDGEMDPTTAVIKDEALEEILEDYNTYFNQKFTASSYASFKRDVCARLAHKLQYRSNDVEIDTDKYIDVVIVVKQLLTGFDSKYVNTLYVDKIMAYEEIVQAFSRTNRLYGPEKPFGSIRYYRKIHTMSRNIQDAFRLYSGSVPEGLYADKKDQNIRKMNVIVEDISDLFISEGIEYYSKLPDNIASRHKFGRLFYQLRSLMEAIRLQMFTWQKNIDEKLGLNLDEETYNTLAVRYGELFSSSTPDGKSNPVIPFDITAKAHKQESIRIDADYMNKNFEKYIRAYNIDDFDSTLIDQLRMMLHKSFAQLSQEEQRAARQILVDIEHKRLVVDENKTLTDYINEYMNVDWNAKIQYCINLLGVDEAKLRALLNAHVNETNIDEYGRFNELISTVDIERAKQNLGIVDQPHWKCIIKIKNILREFVIYNKLDGYKS from the coding sequence ATGATTTTTACAAAAGAATCTGATTTTGAATTAGCCCTTATTCAGCAGTTATCTAATCATGGTTGGGAAGCAGAGTGTATTGAATATCCAACAGAAGAGGCGCTTGTAAAGAATTGGGCAGATATTATTTATAAAAATAACTGTTCTCCTGACAAGCTAGATAAATATCCGTTGACTGATAGCGAGATGAATCAAATCTTAATGCAAATTAAGATGTTGAAAAGTCCTGCCATGATAAATGATTGGATAAATGGCAAAGTAGTTACTATTAAACGTGATAATCAAGATGATGCGATGCATTTGGGGAAAAATGTATCACTTAAAATTTTTGACCGTAATGAAATTGCTTCTGGACAAAGTGTTTATCAAATAGCACGTCAACCACAATTTAAAGGGCTTAATGATGTTTCTAGAGATAGACGTGGAGACGTCATGTTGCTAATTAATGGGATGCCTGTTATTCATATTGAATTGAAACGTTCAGGTATTCCGGTTGATTTCGCAATTAATCAAATTGATTTATATAATCGTCGTGGTTTGTTCTCTGGATTATTTGCTTTAATACAAATTTTTGTGGCTATGACACCAGAAGAAACGGTATATTTTGCTAATCCTGGAAATGGAGAAGCTTTAAAGTCAGAATTTCAATTTCATTGGGCCGATGTAAACAATGAAATTATAGGGGATTGGACTCAAATTGCCGGAACATTGTTGGCAATTCCTTTAGCACATGAATTATTAGGGTTTTATACAATTCCAGATAGCTCTGACGGTGTCCTCAAAGTGATGCGTAGCTATCAGTATTATGCAGCAAGTCGTATTGCAGATATAGTTAGTAAAGCTGATTGGGGATATACCAGTCCTTTAGGTGGGTATATTTGGCATACAACAGGATCTGGTAAAACTATGACATCGTTTAAAACGGCGCAGATTATTGCGAGTGTAGGAGATGCTGATAAAATCGTATTTCTTGTGGACCGTGTTGAATTAGGAACACAGTCTTTGCAGGCATATCAAGGGTTTGCCGACTCTGCTACATCCGTAGAAGGTACAGAAAGTGGTACTGTATTACTGAAAAAACTAGATAGCATTGAACCAAAGGATATGATAATTGTTTCCTCTATTCAAAAGATGAATCAATTATCTAAAGATGATACACGCGATGATATGTTAAACCGTGTTAAAGGAAAACGGTTGGTTTTTATTTTTGATGAATGTCATCGCAATACTTTTGGCGATATGTTGAGAGCAATTAAAGAAACATTCCCACATGCTTTATTATTTGGGTTTACAGGCACGCCAATTTTTAAAGATAATGCAAAGAAAACATTAGCGACTGCCGATTTATTTGGTGATGAATTGCACCGGTATAGTATTTCTGATGGTATTCGAGATAAAAATGTGTTAGGGTTTGATATTACATCGGTGCCAACATATAGTGATGAAGATTTACGTAATGCAGTTGCATTACGTGAGGTTGGCGCTAATACCGTTAGTGATGTTATGGAATCTCCCGAAAAACGAGAAGCCTATTACCATTTTATAAATGATGTACCTATGGTTCGAGATTATGAACATGGATATACAAGAGGTATTGAGGATTATATAGAAAATGGGCATTATGATAATGATGACCATCGTAGAGCTGTAATTGAAGATATTCATGGTAAATGGTTGGTACAAAGTTATAAAGGATTATTCCATGGTATTTTAGCAACCCATAGTATATCTGAAGCGATTTCTTACTATCGATTGTTTAGACGGAGTGCACCTAATTTAAAAGTAGTGGCCTTATTTGACCCTACTGTAGATGGTGAAATGGATCCTACAACCGCTGTTATTAAAGATGAAGCATTGGAAGAAATCTTAGAGGATTATAATACATATTTCAATCAAAAATTTACTGCATCAAGTTATGCTTCATTTAAGCGTGATGTTTGTGCTAGACTTGCGCATAAGCTGCAATATCGTTCTAATGATGTAGAAATTGATACAGATAAATACATTGATGTTGTAATTGTCGTTAAACAATTACTGACAGGTTTTGATTCAAAATATGTAAATACACTATATGTTGATAAAATTATGGCTTATGAAGAAATAGTACAAGCTTTCTCTAGAACAAACCGTTTATATGGTCCAGAAAAACCATTTGGTAGCATTAGATATTATCGTAAGATACATACTATGTCTCGTAATATTCAAGATGCTTTTAGGTTATATTCTGGATCGGTACCTGAAGGGTTATATGCAGATAAAAAAGATCAGAATATTCGCAAAATGAATGTTATAGTAGAGGATATTTCAGATTTATTTATATCAGAAGGCATAGAATACTATTCAAAATTACCGGATAATATAGCGAGTAGACATAAATTTGGACGCTTATTCTATCAATTGCGTAGCTTAATGGAAGCTATTCGGCTACAGATGTTTACGTGGCAAAAGAATATTGATGAGAAACTAGGACTAAATTTAGATGAGGAAACGTATAACACATTAGCAGTTCGATATGGCGAATTATTTAGTTCTAGTACACCTGATGGTAAATCTAATCCAGTGATTCCTTTTGATATAACTGCCAAAGCTCATAAGCAAGAATCTATTCGGATTGATGCTGATTATATGAATAAAAATTTTGAGAAGTATATAAGAGCATATAATATTGATGACTTTGATAGTACTTTAATTGATCAATTAAGAATGATGCTTCATAAAAGCTTTGCTCAATTATCTCAAGAAGAACAACGTGCTGCTAGACAAATTTTGGTTGATATAGAACATAAGCGGTTAGTTGTTGACGAGAATAAGACATTGACTGATTATATCAATGAATATATGAATGTCGATTGGAACGCGAAGATACAGTATTGTATTAATTTGTTGGGTGTTGATGAAGCTAAGTTGAGGGCATTGTTAAATGCTCATGTTAATGAAACTAACATTGATGAATATGGACGCTTTAATGAGTTGATTTCCACTGTAGACATCGAGCGAGCTAAACAAAATTTAGGAATTGTAGATCAACCTCATTGGAAATGTATTATTAAAATTAAAAATATACTTAGGGAGTTTGTTATTTATAATAAGCTTGATGGTTATAAATCGTAA
- a CDS encoding NAD(P)H-binding protein — protein MYKYITILGAAGQIAQKLTATLLTYTDMHITLYGRQLKTRIPPEIIDHERVTVIEGSFQNPGKLEQAVTNAEVVFVGAMESGSDMASIVKALSRKNIRRVIGVSMAGLSGEFPVALEKWTFDNLPISYVQGERQARNVLRESNLNYTILRLTWLYNDPEKTDYELIPEGAQFNDAQVSREAVVKAIFDILHAADETPFHRTSIGVGEPGTHYDKPSFH, from the coding sequence ATGTATAAGTATATTACGATTTTAGGAGCTGCGGGCCAAATAGCTCAAAAGTTGACTGCTACACTATTAACATATACAGATATGCACATTACATTATATGGTCGTCAGTTGAAAACACGTATACCTCCAGAGATTATCGACCATGAACGTGTTACAGTGATTGAAGGTTCGTTCCAAAATCCTGGTAAATTAGAACAAGCTGTAACAAATGCGGAGGTTGTATTTGTAGGTGCTATGGAGTCTGGCAGTGATATGGCTTCCATCGTGAAAGCATTGAGCCGCAAAAATATACGCCGTGTTATTGGTGTGTCCATGGCTGGACTTTCTGGTGAATTCCCTGTAGCACTTGAAAAATGGACCTTCGACAACTTACCGATTAGCTATGTTCAAGGTGAGCGCCAAGCACGCAATGTATTACGCGAATCCAACTTAAATTACACCATCTTGCGCCTCACATGGCTTTACAATGATCCAGAGAAAACCGATTACGAACTCATCCCTGAAGGGGCTCAATTCAACGATGCCCAAGTTTCACGCGAAGCTGTGGTAAAAGCCATTTTTGATATCTTACATGCTGCGGATGAAACGCCTTTCCATCGCACAAGCATCGGCGTAGGTGAACCAGGTACACACTATGACAAACCAAGCTTTCACTAA
- a CDS encoding cysteine hydrolase family protein translates to MAQALIVIDIQEGLVKENPYNAKNFISNTKAIIQHFRDQNIEVIFIRHSEDEGLLATGSDNWQVYHELKPQENEKIFNKYYNSIFKDTELKEYLNRKNITDVTFVGMQVEFCIDTSVKVGFEYGYNITIVEDAISTFDNEYLPADTILSFYKEKIWRNRFAQLKTTNEMLSIN, encoded by the coding sequence ATGGCACAGGCATTAATCGTAATCGATATTCAAGAAGGCTTAGTTAAGGAAAACCCTTACAATGCGAAAAACTTTATCTCAAATACAAAAGCAATCATTCAACATTTTAGAGATCAAAATATAGAAGTCATTTTTATCAGGCATTCTGAAGATGAAGGCTTATTAGCAACGGGTAGTGATAATTGGCAAGTCTATCACGAATTAAAACCGCAAGAAAACGAAAAGATTTTCAATAAATATTACAATAGCATCTTCAAGGATACTGAATTAAAGGAATATTTAAACCGAAAAAATATTACCGATGTAACATTTGTAGGAATGCAAGTGGAATTTTGCATTGATACATCTGTGAAAGTAGGCTTTGAGTATGGTTATAATATCACCATCGTCGAAGATGCTATCTCAACCTTTGATAATGAGTATCTACCAGCCGATACAATCCTATCCTTTTACAAAGAAAAGATTTGGCGGAATCGATTTGCACAGCTAAAAACAACAAATGAAATGTTAAGCATCAATTAA
- a CDS encoding type I restriction-modification system subunit M, whose protein sequence is MDKQQLANKIWESANKLRSKIEANEYKDYILGFMFYKFLSQKEEELLRTQYQIAKTEYKSVLVESNVELRDAIRDDLYYFIPYNHLFSTWIQDGNQLDVGRVQDALNSFERLLNDQYNRIYKGIFDTLQLGLTKLGDNSGAQSKAIQQLILLIDEIPMDGSQDYDVLGFVYEYLISNFAANAGKKAGEFYTPHEVSVLMSEIIAHHLQGRNEISIYDPTSGSGSLLIHIGKSIAKYRRDKNSIKYYAQELKEATYNLTRMNLIMRNIQPSNIMVRNADTLEDDWPYFDEADPQQTYNPLYLDAVVSNPPYSQHWDPKGKENDPRYSRFGLAPATKADYAFVLHDLYHLRPNGIMTIVLPHGVLFRGDSEGEIRKALIDNNHIDAIIGLPANIFFGTSIPTIIMVLRQKRENQDVLVIDASEYFVKANKNNKLQASDIRRVIDAYCKRETIAGYCTVVSRDEIISNDYNLNIPRYVDTSKNDEIYDIYGIVHGGIPYNEIEKLSLYWNVFEGLDKEIFKQGQDGYYSLVEGNIAKIVQDYPAVNAFTDSLGLKIDHYIEHVSQSVIDNFKVGMDETVWHTLSNELFEQFSNIPLIDTYDIYQIMSDNWSKITLDIDKMGYNGKALVASVEPNMVMKKKNNKQVEVQDGWKGAIVPFELVQELYLQNELSNVTHIENELEAIKERIAELAEAVPMDYQDMEFLNDDRTGFVKTPLNAAVKIYKDEPELYPLLKAVKDLYAEETKLKKCQKEAVAELADATKYCMENLTDEQIDELLYQHWIVPAINELKAYSKKVINDFVQCLSALSNKYGTSLQSIDNDIRVVEQELITLLRELEANDDMGISALLELLGAK, encoded by the coding sequence ATGGATAAACAGCAATTAGCAAATAAAATTTGGGAATCAGCCAATAAATTGCGCTCTAAAATTGAGGCGAATGAGTATAAAGATTATATATTAGGATTCATGTTTTATAAGTTTTTGTCTCAAAAAGAGGAAGAGTTACTACGTACACAGTATCAAATAGCAAAAACTGAATATAAATCTGTTTTAGTAGAATCAAATGTAGAATTGCGTGATGCTATTCGAGATGATTTGTACTATTTTATACCATATAATCATTTGTTTTCTACATGGATTCAGGATGGTAATCAGCTTGATGTAGGTAGAGTACAAGATGCATTAAATTCTTTTGAACGATTATTGAATGATCAATATAACCGGATATATAAAGGTATCTTTGATACATTGCAATTAGGTTTAACTAAGTTAGGCGATAACTCTGGTGCCCAATCCAAAGCTATTCAACAATTAATCTTATTGATTGATGAAATACCAATGGATGGCTCTCAAGATTATGATGTCTTGGGATTTGTATATGAATATCTGATTTCGAATTTTGCTGCCAATGCAGGTAAAAAAGCGGGTGAATTCTATACGCCTCATGAAGTTTCTGTTTTGATGTCAGAAATTATAGCTCATCATTTACAGGGCCGAAATGAAATTTCAATTTATGACCCTACAAGTGGATCAGGCTCTTTGTTGATTCATATTGGTAAAAGTATTGCAAAATATAGAAGAGATAAAAATAGTATTAAATACTATGCTCAAGAGCTAAAAGAAGCAACGTATAATTTGACGAGAATGAACCTCATCATGCGTAATATTCAACCATCTAACATCATGGTTAGAAACGCAGATACATTAGAGGATGATTGGCCTTATTTTGATGAAGCAGACCCTCAACAAACGTATAATCCGTTATACTTAGATGCTGTTGTATCAAACCCTCCATATTCTCAACACTGGGATCCCAAGGGAAAAGAAAATGATCCTAGATACAGTCGATTTGGGTTAGCACCTGCTACAAAAGCTGACTATGCTTTTGTACTTCATGATCTATATCATTTAAGACCAAATGGTATTATGACAATCGTATTGCCACATGGTGTATTGTTCCGTGGGGATAGTGAAGGAGAAATTCGTAAGGCTCTTATTGATAATAATCATATTGATGCAATTATTGGTTTGCCAGCTAATATTTTCTTTGGTACAAGCATCCCGACAATCATTATGGTATTGCGTCAGAAGAGAGAGAATCAGGATGTACTAGTTATTGATGCTTCAGAATATTTTGTGAAAGCTAATAAGAATAACAAGTTGCAGGCATCAGATATTCGTCGCGTTATAGATGCTTATTGTAAGAGAGAAACGATTGCTGGATATTGTACCGTTGTATCTCGTGATGAGATTATAAGTAATGATTACAATTTAAATATTCCTCGCTATGTGGACACATCTAAAAATGATGAAATATATGATATATATGGTATTGTTCATGGGGGGATTCCATATAATGAGATAGAAAAATTATCCCTATATTGGAATGTGTTTGAAGGACTTGATAAAGAAATTTTTAAACAAGGTCAAGATGGATACTATTCATTGGTAGAGGGGAATATTGCTAAGATTGTACAGGATTATCCTGCTGTAAATGCATTTACAGACTCCTTGGGGTTAAAGATTGATCATTATATAGAACACGTCTCGCAGTCTGTTATTGATAATTTTAAAGTTGGAATGGATGAAACTGTTTGGCATACCTTGTCAAACGAGTTATTTGAACAATTTTCTAATATACCATTAATCGACACATATGATATCTATCAAATTATGAGTGATAATTGGTCTAAAATTACATTAGATATCGATAAGATGGGATATAATGGTAAAGCCTTGGTTGCTTCTGTAGAGCCCAATATGGTAATGAAAAAGAAAAATAATAAACAAGTAGAGGTTCAAGACGGGTGGAAAGGGGCTATTGTTCCTTTTGAATTAGTACAAGAATTATATTTGCAGAATGAACTTTCAAATGTAACGCATATAGAGAATGAACTTGAAGCAATTAAAGAGCGAATCGCTGAACTTGCTGAAGCTGTACCAATGGACTATCAAGATATGGAATTCCTGAATGATGATAGAACTGGGTTTGTGAAGACGCCATTGAACGCCGCTGTTAAGATTTATAAAGATGAACCAGAATTATACCCATTATTAAAGGCTGTTAAAGATTTATATGCTGAAGAAACAAAATTAAAAAAATGTCAGAAAGAGGCTGTAGCTGAGTTAGCTGATGCTACAAAATATTGTATGGAGAATCTTACTGATGAACAAATAGATGAATTGTTATATCAACATTGGATTGTGCCAGCAATAAATGAACTAAAAGCGTATTCAAAAAAGGTCATCAATGATTTTGTTCAATGTTTAAGTGCTTTATCCAATAAATATGGAACTTCACTACAATCAATTGATAATGATATTAGAGTTGTAGAGCAAGAGTTGATTACATTATTGCGTGAGTTAGAAGCTAATGACGATATGGGGATATCCGCCTTATTAGAATTGTTAGGAGCAAAATGA
- a CDS encoding tryptophan transporter, producing MERIQDLVYTHVQGGQFRWVTVSTLMLALGTILHLVSPSVAGVTPNWTIATYCVAILLTRPSLSQTLGIGLVAALINVLTSKSAFPYGNLLSEPGGALTAALVTRAMLSMKFRKIGGFDLTPVVSGFLATVVSGGIFVTILWQVLGLPNNVYMYGMWPLVLIVGALNGAITPILYIPAQRLFSKRGMLPNADQLTSDHSRLTILPERQAKISIEHVNYYHPKATTPSLENINLDVNEGDFLVVTGPAGCGKSTLCMAMVGAVPKFYGGRLEGMVFVDGHATTQMEIPELANHIGVVLADYDTQLVTMTVREEVAFAMENRGYDRETIKARSEEVFKQVGLVGLEDRKITSLSGGQRQRLAIASVLATNPTVLVLDEPTSSLDPDGTAELYRLVGDLNQKHGITVVVIDHDLHAVLPYANRMALMVNGSIACDDDVPTTLRYMYEHNIHVDALPSVFTTYMELEQAGFHSDEPWLSIESAIKGLHQIEMAHAIQTEVHGKSNSPANQRITVDNLVDQSNIVENR from the coding sequence ATGGAACGGATTCAGGATCTTGTGTACACGCATGTGCAGGGTGGCCAGTTTAGATGGGTTACTGTTAGCACATTGATGCTCGCATTGGGCACGATTTTGCATTTGGTGAGCCCTAGTGTGGCTGGGGTAACGCCGAACTGGACGATTGCTACGTACTGCGTAGCTATTTTATTGACTCGTCCTAGTTTGAGTCAAACCTTGGGGATTGGCCTCGTGGCGGCCCTCATCAATGTATTGACGTCTAAGTCAGCGTTCCCTTACGGCAACTTGTTGTCTGAGCCGGGTGGTGCTTTGACGGCGGCTCTCGTAACGCGCGCTATGTTGTCCATGAAGTTCCGTAAAATTGGTGGTTTTGATTTAACGCCTGTCGTGTCTGGCTTTTTAGCAACTGTTGTATCTGGCGGTATCTTTGTTACCATTTTGTGGCAAGTGCTTGGGTTGCCAAATAATGTGTACATGTACGGCATGTGGCCATTGGTACTTATCGTAGGGGCCTTGAATGGTGCCATTACACCAATCTTGTATATTCCGGCACAACGTCTATTTTCTAAACGTGGCATGTTGCCAAATGCGGACCAATTGACATCTGATCATAGTCGCTTGACTATCTTGCCTGAGCGCCAAGCTAAAATATCCATTGAGCACGTAAATTACTATCATCCTAAGGCGACTACACCATCCCTTGAAAATATCAATCTCGATGTAAATGAAGGTGATTTTCTCGTTGTTACAGGCCCTGCAGGCTGTGGTAAAAGCACCCTTTGTATGGCGATGGTAGGGGCGGTGCCTAAATTCTATGGTGGACGGCTAGAAGGCATGGTCTTCGTAGATGGTCATGCGACTACGCAAATGGAAATCCCAGAACTTGCGAACCATATCGGTGTAGTTCTGGCCGACTACGATACACAGCTCGTAACGATGACAGTTCGTGAAGAAGTAGCCTTTGCTATGGAAAACCGCGGTTATGACCGTGAAACTATTAAAGCTCGTTCTGAAGAGGTGTTTAAGCAAGTTGGCCTTGTAGGCTTAGAAGACCGCAAGATTACAAGTTTATCTGGTGGTCAACGCCAACGTTTGGCTATCGCTTCCGTATTGGCTACGAACCCAACCGTACTTGTTCTTGATGAACCGACAAGCTCTCTCGATCCAGATGGGACCGCAGAATTATATCGCCTCGTAGGTGATTTGAACCAAAAACACGGTATCACCGTTGTCGTTATCGACCATGACTTGCATGCCGTATTGCCGTATGCTAACCGCATGGCCCTCATGGTAAATGGTTCTATCGCCTGTGATGACGATGTACCGACTACGCTTCGTTACATGTACGAGCACAACATTCACGTCGATGCATTGCCATCCGTGTTTACAACCTATATGGAATTGGAACAAGCCGGCTTCCACAGCGATGAACCTTGGCTCAGCATCGAGTCTGCTATCAAGGGCTTGCACCAAATTGAAATGGCTCATGCTATTCAAACCGAGGTGCATGGTAAAAGCAACTCTCCAGCTAATCAAAGAATTACAGTAGATAATCTTGTTGATCAATCTAATATAGTAGAAAATAGATAA
- a CDS encoding Abi family protein → MSDGPFLTPREQIEHSISKGITFDNITEVEAEQYLVENNNYFKLRAFRKNFLKSSKSGKYVNLDFSYLIDLACIDNRLRRIMLEMAIGIEHFSKVHLLSILQQNNIDPYDVVEEYMNQLEKSNFEQLQHDLWKNSGSLYCGNLYAKYIDDQNKRCPVWAFLEMISFGQYLYFYKYCAELLQNIEITERLYLMYTVKSLRNACAHNNCIINDINSTHNKRINADLQRECAKFIKSPSSRRRHLGHISTYQILTTMYAHQRICISTGVHKHICGELDELKKRFFRDNDYRLNDNIKATFDVLIRAIDTWFHIR, encoded by the coding sequence ATGTCAGATGGTCCGTTTTTAACACCAAGAGAACAGATAGAGCATAGTATATCCAAAGGTATTACCTTTGATAATATTACTGAAGTGGAAGCAGAACAATATTTAGTAGAGAATAATAACTACTTTAAACTTAGAGCCTTTAGGAAGAACTTCTTAAAATCCTCAAAATCTGGAAAATATGTAAATTTAGATTTTAGCTATTTAATAGATTTAGCATGTATTGATAATAGATTGAGACGAATCATGTTAGAAATGGCTATAGGGATTGAGCATTTTTCCAAAGTTCATTTATTATCTATTTTACAGCAGAATAATATTGATCCCTATGATGTAGTTGAGGAATATATGAATCAGCTAGAGAAATCTAATTTTGAACAATTACAGCATGACTTATGGAAAAATAGTGGTAGCTTATATTGTGGTAATTTATATGCTAAATATATTGATGATCAAAATAAACGTTGTCCAGTATGGGCTTTTCTAGAAATGATTTCCTTTGGACAGTATTTATACTTCTACAAATATTGTGCAGAATTATTGCAAAATATTGAGATTACAGAACGATTATACTTAATGTATACAGTTAAAAGTTTGCGGAATGCATGTGCTCATAATAATTGTATTATCAATGATATAAATTCTACACATAATAAACGTATTAATGCTGATTTACAACGTGAATGTGCTAAATTTATAAAATCACCATCAAGTAGACGTAGACATTTGGGACATATTTCTACCTATCAAATCTTAACTACGATGTATGCTCATCAAAGAATATGTATTAGTACTGGTGTTCATAAACATATATGTGGTGAATTAGATGAACTTAAGAAACGCTTTTTTCGAGATAATGATTATAGGTTGAATGATAATATAAAAGCTACATTTGATGTGCTTATTAGAGCTATTGACACATGGTTCCACATAAGGTAA
- a CDS encoding restriction endonuclease subunit S yields MNTNKKTPKLRFKGFTDDWEQRKLGDVAIITGGGTPSTNVPEYWNGDIDWYSPVEIGKNRYVSKSTRKITKLGLEKSSAKLLPIGTVLFTSRAGIGNTAILQAEGCTNQGFQSITPDSKELDTYFLYTMTPRLKRYGEVTGAGSTFVEVSGKQMEKMSLVLPSLEEQKQIGRFFRTIDDSITLHQRKLEKLKLNKSALLQKLFPQKGCTIPDVRFKGFTDAWEQRKLNDFGIATGGTSIESEFVDGGTYKVINIGSYSEESVYNDQGLRVNKTDKTKSRILNKYDLTMILNDKTASGNIIGRVLLIDQDNTYVYNQRTERIEVDTKNFLPMFLYHMLNAPEQRKYIVKASQGNTQIYVNWSTISNIDYMIPQLLLEQEKIANLFSLINKDITLHQRKLDCLISIKKGLLQQLFV; encoded by the coding sequence ATGAATACTAATAAAAAAACTCCTAAGTTACGATTTAAAGGCTTTACTGATGATTGGGAACAGCGTAAGTTGGGTGATGTAGCAATTATTACTGGGGGAGGAACTCCAAGCACTAATGTTCCTGAATATTGGAATGGAGATATTGATTGGTATTCTCCAGTAGAAATAGGTAAGAATCGCTATGTTAGTAAAAGTACTCGAAAAATAACAAAGTTGGGTCTAGAGAAAAGTTCTGCTAAATTACTTCCAATTGGAACTGTTTTATTCACATCAAGGGCAGGTATAGGTAATACAGCAATTTTACAAGCTGAAGGGTGTACAAATCAGGGGTTTCAATCGATTACTCCTGATTCAAAAGAATTAGATACGTATTTTTTATATACTATGACACCGAGATTAAAGCGTTATGGAGAAGTAACTGGTGCAGGATCAACCTTTGTTGAAGTTTCTGGTAAACAAATGGAAAAGATGAGTTTAGTACTCCCTTCATTAGAGGAACAAAAACAAATAGGCCGATTTTTTAGGACTATAGATGATTCTATTACCCTTCATCAGCGTAAGCTTGAGAAACTGAAATTAAATAAGAGTGCACTTTTACAAAAATTATTCCCTCAAAAAGGATGTACGATTCCAGATGTTAGATTCAAAGGATTTACTGATGCTTGGGAACAGCGTAAGCTAAATGATTTTGGAATAGCGACAGGTGGAACATCAATTGAATCAGAATTTGTTGATGGAGGAACTTATAAAGTTATTAATATTGGTAGTTATTCAGAAGAATCAGTTTATAATGATCAAGGATTAAGGGTTAATAAGACAGACAAAACTAAGTCTAGGATTCTTAATAAATATGATTTAACAATGATCTTAAATGATAAGACCGCTTCAGGGAATATAATTGGCCGGGTACTATTAATCGATCAAGATAATACATATGTATATAATCAGCGAACAGAACGAATTGAGGTTGATACAAAGAATTTTCTTCCTATGTTTTTATACCATATGTTAAATGCACCAGAACAAAGAAAATATATTGTTAAAGCGAGTCAAGGTAATACCCAAATTTATGTGAATTGGTCAACTATTAGTAATATTGATTATATGATTCCACAACTCCTATTAGAGCAAGAGAAAATAGCAAATCTTTTTTCTTTGATTAATAAAGATATTACCCTTCATCAGCGTAAATTGGATTGCCTTATATCAATAAAAAAAGGTTTACTTCAACAGTTATTTGTGTAG